In Blastopirellula sp. J2-11, a single genomic region encodes these proteins:
- a CDS encoding DNA-directed RNA polymerase subunit alpha C-terminal domain-containing protein, translating to MTRIPLNAAAQESESLMSKLEMSTAEIGLTVRTTNCLEERGIFTVRDLLNCTRADLLSISNFGEKTLDEVYSSLESIGFFRKARQAVAQPLAV from the coding sequence ATGACGCGAATTCCTCTGAATGCTGCTGCTCAAGAATCGGAAAGCTTGATGTCCAAGCTCGAAATGAGCACCGCGGAAATCGGCCTCACGGTTCGCACAACCAATTGTCTCGAAGAACGTGGAATTTTCACGGTTCGAGACCTCCTCAACTGCACGCGTGCAGACCTCCTCAGCATTTCAAACTTCGGTGAGAAAACGCTGGATGAAGTCTACTCGTCGCTGGAAAGCATTGGCTTTTTCCGGAAGGCCCGTCAAGCGGTCGCACAGCCGCTGGCTGTGTAG
- a CDS encoding NADH:flavin oxidoreductase, which produces MKYEKIAQLKTVEQFRQRLHALGITLPCDDEIQTAAAGSPLADTLAWGPLTAGNRWTIHPMEGWDANHDGSPTELTIRRWRNFGLSGAKMIWGGEAAAVQPDGRANPRQTMAIDSNIGGLAQLREAAVTAHQTSFGSADDLIIGLQLTHSGRFCRPLPDHQLRPRIAYHHPLLDAKFDIDESDDSVVWSDEELEGLIDSYVNAARLAREVGYQFVDVKACHGYLLHEFLGARLRPGKFGGDFAGRSRLIKTIIQRIKSELPGLEVGVRLSAFDFVPYQQGDAVGEPMDFSDCLPYPCGFGSNPQNPLEIDLKEPIQLIRELGELGVIGVNITCGSPYYNPHIQRPAIFPPSDGYQPPEDPLIGVARMIEVARQCKAAAPNVTMVATGFTYLQDYLPHVAQAVVREGWIDSVGLGRMVLSFPELPAATLQEGEMKRKKVCRTFSDCTTAPRNGIVSGCYPLDPVYKAMDEAKQLRDLKKSQIPTGV; this is translated from the coding sequence GTGAAATACGAAAAGATCGCCCAGCTGAAAACGGTCGAGCAGTTTCGCCAACGCCTGCACGCTTTGGGAATCACATTGCCCTGCGATGACGAGATTCAAACCGCCGCGGCTGGGTCTCCTTTGGCCGATACGTTGGCCTGGGGACCGCTGACGGCCGGCAATCGCTGGACGATTCATCCGATGGAAGGGTGGGACGCGAATCATGATGGCTCGCCGACCGAACTGACGATCCGTCGCTGGCGCAACTTTGGACTCTCTGGCGCCAAAATGATCTGGGGTGGTGAAGCGGCGGCGGTTCAGCCGGATGGTCGCGCGAATCCTCGTCAGACGATGGCGATTGACAGCAATATCGGCGGACTCGCCCAACTGCGTGAAGCGGCGGTTACGGCCCATCAGACTTCTTTTGGATCCGCCGACGACCTGATCATCGGTCTCCAGTTGACTCACTCTGGCCGGTTTTGTCGACCGCTGCCCGATCATCAATTGCGACCGCGGATCGCCTATCATCATCCGCTGCTCGACGCCAAGTTTGACATTGATGAAAGCGACGATTCGGTCGTCTGGAGCGACGAAGAGTTGGAAGGTTTGATCGACAGCTACGTCAACGCGGCGCGCTTGGCGCGAGAAGTCGGCTATCAGTTTGTCGATGTGAAAGCATGTCACGGCTATTTATTGCATGAGTTTCTGGGCGCTCGCTTGCGACCCGGAAAGTTTGGCGGAGACTTCGCCGGACGGTCGCGTCTGATCAAGACGATCATTCAACGGATCAAAAGCGAACTGCCGGGGCTGGAAGTGGGCGTTCGCTTGAGCGCCTTTGATTTTGTACCGTATCAGCAAGGCGATGCGGTCGGCGAGCCGATGGACTTCTCTGACTGTTTGCCTTACCCCTGCGGTTTCGGTTCGAATCCCCAAAATCCGCTCGAGATCGATTTGAAAGAGCCGATTCAATTGATTCGCGAATTGGGCGAGCTCGGAGTGATCGGCGTCAACATCACTTGCGGCAGTCCTTACTACAATCCCCATATTCAACGGCCGGCGATCTTTCCGCCCAGCGACGGTTATCAACCGCCCGAAGATCCGCTTATCGGCGTGGCTCGTATGATTGAGGTCGCGCGCCAGTGCAAAGCGGCGGCGCCCAACGTCACGATGGTCGCGACCGGTTTCACCTATTTGCAAGACTATCTGCCGCATGTCGCCCAAGCGGTCGTGCGCGAAGGTTGGATCGACAGCGTCGGACTTGGCCGGATGGTTCTTTCTTTCCCCGAACTTCCGGCGGCGACGTTGCAAGAGGGAGAGATGAAGCGGAAGAAAGTTTGTCGCACGTTCAGCGACTGTACGACGGCGCCGCGCAACGGAATCGTCTCTGGCTGCTATCCGCTCGATCCGGTTTACAAAGCAATGGACGAAGCGAAGCAGCTGCGCGACCTGAAAAAATCGCAGATTCCCACAGGCGTATAG
- a CDS encoding ATP-dependent helicase: MTADPHQSLTEPQREAVLHVDGPLLVLAGPGSGKTRVITHRIAHLLSQGVRPSQIAALTFTNKAADEMRLRLNRLAPGENVWIGTFHRFCARLLRQYAEYRGLQPNYTIYDTSDSLSLLKRTIRETDVQLTHATPEQVAAAISWAKNHLIEASRYVGGVNATGSIVERVYPKYQAALQQANAVDFDDLLMHVTLLLKENEELRASLDERFRYILVDEYQDTNLPQYAIVRAMSIQYPNLGVTGDPDQSIYGWRGANLKNILEFESDFPTVKVVRLEQNYRSTPNILSVADALIANNKQRKKKSLFTDNPAGKAVRMIQYSTHKEEAQAIAARISAQVAQGKRRPRDYAIFYRINALSRTFEDAMRQQGVPYMIVSGVEFYHRKEIKDLLAYALLMNNPRDDVAFERIVNVPKRAIGKATLLKLRIHAAAEGLSMLEAAREAGMIDGLGNRAAVALAKFVALFDRLSTKINDPVEEILGFVLSESEFKRQYEATDDVEDQTRLENIEELLSSAREYDIEHPHDGTLEHYLEEKTLVNETDDFDAEMDRVTLMTLHAAKGLEFPVVHIVALEQGLLPHERSRENPEQLEEERRLLFVGITRAEEELDLSMARYRDFRGKRNMTIPSPFLMELPRDEMEVTEEQTAFAPDFPLEESFFPEFPISGQRSLDLPRPALPSAVTNIRTAADLLGEREGDAQPRVEPNSFVQGMVVTHDEYGLGKIIALSGEGAKRTATVRFASGAGEKKFRLAYSPLRPANSSRP, translated from the coding sequence ATGACCGCAGACCCCCACCAATCTTTGACCGAACCGCAGCGCGAAGCGGTGCTGCATGTCGATGGACCGCTGCTGGTGTTGGCGGGGCCCGGCAGCGGAAAGACGCGGGTAATTACGCATCGAATCGCCCATTTGTTATCGCAAGGCGTGCGACCTTCGCAGATCGCCGCACTCACGTTCACCAACAAAGCGGCCGACGAAATGCGCTTGCGTTTGAATCGCTTGGCGCCGGGTGAAAACGTTTGGATCGGAACCTTTCATCGCTTCTGCGCGCGCCTGCTGCGGCAATACGCAGAATACCGGGGGCTGCAGCCGAACTACACGATCTACGACACGAGCGACTCGCTCTCCCTCTTAAAGCGAACCATTCGCGAGACCGATGTGCAACTGACGCACGCAACTCCAGAGCAAGTGGCTGCGGCGATCAGTTGGGCCAAGAACCATCTTATCGAAGCGAGTCGATATGTGGGCGGAGTCAACGCGACCGGATCGATTGTCGAACGAGTCTATCCCAAGTATCAGGCCGCGCTGCAACAGGCGAACGCCGTCGACTTTGACGACTTGCTGATGCATGTCACGCTGCTGCTGAAAGAGAACGAAGAACTGCGCGCTTCTTTGGACGAGCGCTTTCGCTACATCCTGGTCGACGAGTACCAAGACACCAACTTGCCGCAATACGCGATCGTGCGGGCCATGTCGATTCAATATCCGAATCTCGGCGTGACCGGCGATCCCGACCAATCCATCTATGGCTGGCGCGGCGCGAACCTGAAGAACATCTTGGAGTTTGAAAGCGACTTTCCGACCGTGAAAGTGGTCCGGCTCGAACAGAACTATCGCAGCACTCCCAACATCTTGTCGGTCGCCGATGCGTTGATCGCCAACAACAAGCAGCGGAAAAAGAAGTCGCTGTTTACCGATAATCCCGCCGGCAAAGCGGTCCGGATGATTCAGTACTCGACTCATAAAGAAGAAGCCCAGGCGATCGCCGCGCGGATTTCGGCCCAAGTCGCTCAAGGGAAGCGTCGCCCGCGTGACTACGCGATCTTCTATCGCATCAATGCGCTGTCGCGCACCTTTGAAGATGCGATGCGGCAGCAGGGAGTGCCGTACATGATCGTCAGCGGGGTCGAGTTTTATCATCGCAAAGAGATCAAGGATCTGCTCGCCTACGCATTGCTGATGAACAATCCGCGCGACGACGTCGCGTTTGAACGGATCGTCAACGTGCCGAAGCGGGCTATCGGCAAAGCGACCTTGCTCAAGCTTCGCATCCACGCGGCGGCTGAAGGACTTTCCATGCTCGAAGCGGCTCGCGAAGCCGGGATGATCGACGGGCTCGGAAACCGCGCGGCTGTGGCGCTCGCTAAATTTGTCGCACTCTTCGATCGATTGTCGACCAAAATCAACGATCCTGTCGAAGAGATTCTGGGGTTTGTCCTTTCCGAGTCGGAGTTCAAACGGCAATACGAAGCGACGGACGACGTCGAAGATCAAACTCGCTTGGAAAACATCGAAGAACTTCTCTCTTCGGCGCGCGAGTACGATATCGAACATCCGCACGATGGAACGTTGGAGCATTACCTGGAAGAGAAAACGTTGGTCAACGAGACCGACGATTTTGACGCCGAAATGGATCGCGTGACGCTGATGACGTTGCATGCCGCGAAAGGGCTGGAGTTTCCGGTCGTGCATATCGTCGCCCTTGAGCAAGGCTTGCTGCCGCACGAGCGTTCGCGCGAGAACCCAGAGCAATTGGAAGAAGAGCGGCGTTTGCTGTTTGTCGGCATCACGCGGGCCGAAGAAGAGCTCGACCTCAGTATGGCCCGCTATCGTGACTTCCGCGGGAAACGCAATATGACGATTCCGAGCCCGTTTTTGATGGAATTGCCGCGAGACGAGATGGAGGTAACGGAAGAACAAACCGCCTTCGCCCCTGATTTTCCCCTGGAGGAGAGCTTTTTTCCCGAATTTCCCATATCGGGCCAAAGGTCACTCGATCTGCCAAGACCGGCGCTGCCGTCGGCGGTTACAAATATACGAACGGCCGCCGATCTGTTGGGCGAGCGGGAAGGAGACGCGCAGCCGCGCGTCGAACCGAACTCCTTCGTACAGGGGATGGTCGTCACCCACGACGAGTATGGACTTGGCAAGATCATCGCGCTCAGCGGTGAAGGCGCCAAACGAACGGCGACGGTTCGCTTCGCCAGCGGCGCTGGCGAAAAAAAGTTCCGTCTCGCGTATAGTCCGCTTCGTCCCGCCAATTCCAGCCGACCGTAG
- a CDS encoding carboxypeptidase-like regulatory domain-containing protein codes for MKMRSLLLVLSLVALVGCGAKGPALAPLQGLITDDGTPIAGMNVTFSPQQDGAASWGITDAEGKFTLHYIDGREGVLPGEHLVSISGGDSLAGDGQSTRAPRRVKRPREYRRTMEVAVDQDFVEIDLSAKK; via the coding sequence ATGAAAATGCGAAGCTTATTGCTCGTTTTATCGCTCGTCGCTTTGGTGGGTTGCGGCGCAAAGGGGCCAGCATTGGCTCCATTGCAGGGATTGATTACCGACGACGGAACTCCCATCGCCGGCATGAACGTCACCTTTTCGCCGCAGCAAGACGGCGCCGCATCGTGGGGGATCACCGACGCGGAGGGGAAATTCACGCTGCATTACATCGACGGACGTGAAGGCGTACTTCCCGGTGAACATCTCGTCTCGATTTCTGGAGGAGACTCGTTGGCTGGCGATGGCCAGTCCACGCGTGCTCCGCGTCGCGTCAAGCGACCGCGTGAATATCGGCGTACGATGGAAGTCGCCGTCGATCAAGATTTTGTCGAGATTGACTTATCCGCGAAAAAGTAA
- a CDS encoding DUF1559 domain-containing protein, with protein MPKKSGFTLVELLVVIAIIGVLIALLLPAVQQAREAARRMTCSNNLKQLSLAIHNYHDVHQVFPPAVLMPSADRKGGASWLTRLLPQMEQNAAYDQMTFIDTDWSDQIGPNRNWQVTNALRVSALNCPSSTMLKTRKRATSSGTQALGAPAEIEYQIADYVGSAGSYFSGANVNEDAKPGEWGIYGYVTWNGTLVSIDEKNSRAIGFRDVVDGTSNTITIGEQSSFYNGPNCAAGNCDWRGGSWDGGAWSCGVGGWDEWWLNVATVRHGINWNGTGIGHNQPYYRHTIFRSQHPGGAQMARADGSVAFYAETTGLQTLMSLFDRADGSVISNE; from the coding sequence ATGCCCAAGAAATCTGGATTTACCCTGGTTGAGCTGTTGGTGGTGATCGCCATCATCGGCGTGTTAATCGCCTTGCTGTTGCCGGCCGTACAGCAAGCCCGCGAGGCGGCGCGACGGATGACCTGCTCGAACAATTTGAAGCAATTGTCGTTGGCGATCCACAACTACCACGACGTGCATCAAGTTTTTCCGCCGGCCGTTCTCATGCCATCTGCGGATCGCAAAGGAGGCGCTTCGTGGCTGACTCGCTTGTTGCCGCAAATGGAGCAAAACGCCGCCTATGATCAAATGACGTTTATCGACACCGATTGGTCCGACCAGATTGGCCCCAACCGTAATTGGCAAGTTACCAACGCGCTGCGCGTTTCTGCTTTGAATTGTCCTTCCAGCACGATGCTGAAAACCCGCAAGCGGGCCACTTCGTCGGGGACGCAAGCGTTGGGTGCTCCCGCCGAAATCGAATATCAAATTGCCGACTATGTGGGCAGCGCCGGCAGTTATTTCAGCGGCGCGAACGTGAACGAAGACGCCAAGCCGGGCGAATGGGGAATTTATGGCTATGTGACTTGGAACGGGACGCTCGTTTCGATCGATGAGAAAAACTCGCGCGCGATTGGATTTCGCGACGTGGTCGATGGGACCAGCAACACGATCACGATTGGGGAGCAGTCGAGCTTTTACAATGGTCCCAATTGCGCAGCAGGAAACTGCGACTGGCGCGGCGGCAGTTGGGATGGCGGCGCCTGGTCATGCGGCGTAGGCGGCTGGGATGAATGGTGGTTGAACGTCGCGACCGTCCGTCACGGCATCAATTGGAATGGAACCGGAATCGGACATAATCAGCCCTACTACCGCCATACGATTTTTCGTTCGCAGCATCCAGGCGGCGCCCAAATGGCGCGGGCCGACGGTTCGGTTGCGTTTTATGCGGAAACGACCGGTTTGCAAACGCTGATGTCCTTGTTTGATCGCGCGGACGGCTCCGTGATCAGCAACGAATAA